Genomic window (Achromobacter sp. B7):
TGAAGGCGCGCACAAAATTAGGCAATGCCAAGTACCAGCCGATCGAGCCGGCGCCTGGCAGGTATGTGAAGGTCCGGGCAGCCTGAAACCGCACGACGCGGTTTACCCCGGACTAATAAGAAGTTAATCAACGAGGCGTCCGTCGCACACAGGAGGAAGTCCAATGAGCGGAAAACTGGCTTACGTAACAGGCGGGATGGGCGGTATCGGCACCTCTATTTGCCAGCGCTTGGCCAAGGATGGCTTTCGCGTCGTGGCAGGTTGCGGCCCCAGCCGCAACTACCAGCAATGGCTGGATGAGCAGGCTGCGCAGGGCTACACGTTCTACGCGTCGGTGGGCAACGTGTCCGACTGGGACTCCACGGTGAAGGCCTTTGAAAAGGTCACCGCGGAACTGGGCGGGGTCGACGTGCTGGTCAATAACGCGGGCATCACCCGCGATGGTTTGTTCCGCAAAATGAGCGCCGACGATTGGCGCGCGGTGATCGACACCAACCTGAACAGCCTGTTCAACGTGACCAAGCAGGTCATCGAGGGCATGGTTGAACGGCAGTGGGGCCGCATCATCAACATCAGCTCGGTGAACGGTCAGAAGGGCCAGTTCGGCCAGACCAACTATTCCACGGCCAAGGCCGGCATCCATGGTTTCACCATGGCGCTGGCGCAGGAAGTGGCCAGCAAGGGCGTCACCGTCAATACGATTTCGCCGGGCTACATCGGCA
Coding sequences:
- the phbB gene encoding acetoacetyl-CoA reductase is translated as MSGKLAYVTGGMGGIGTSICQRLAKDGFRVVAGCGPSRNYQQWLDEQAAQGYTFYASVGNVSDWDSTVKAFEKVTAELGGVDVLVNNAGITRDGLFRKMSADDWRAVIDTNLNSLFNVTKQVIEGMVERQWGRIINISSVNGQKGQFGQTNYSTAKAGIHGFTMALAQEVASKGVTVNTISPGYIGTDMVRAIRPEVLEKIVATIPVRRLGTPEEIASMTSWLASDESGFSTGADFSLNGGLHMG